The stretch of DNA GCGTTACGGTTTAATCAAACCGCAGGTGGATGAGAACGGGCACCGTTTTTTCAATTTTACCCACTGTTCACGGGTCGCAGCGATTGTAGGCTGGCTTGAAAAGGGCGCCGCGTTGCCGGATATGCTGGCGCTGCTGAACGGTGAGGAAACCGGCGCTCCTTCCGGCTGGCTTGAGGTTCAGGAAGCCCTGTTGGCGCAGTGCGAGGCGATGCAGCCCACGAAGCTGCGGGGGCTTATCTGGCGCTACGGCCGCGAAGTGCCTCCGGCTATTTTTATTGATGAAATTGTCCGGCCGCTGAGGCTGTGGCTCGACGCCGATGTGCAGCAGGAAATGGCCATGAGCCGCGCTATGCTGGACACCGCCCTGATTGAATACGCCACGTTCGTGCTGGCCAGCGGGCGAAAACGCCCGGCGACAGGCTGTTTATTCTGGCGCTTTCGCTGAAAGATCCCCTTGAGCTGTGGCTGGAAGGGATTCGTTTTGCCAGCGACGGTTTCTTCGTTGAGGTGCTGGATCGTGAAATTCCGTTCCCGGGACCTCAGCCGCATCAGCGCCGATCACATTATGATTTGGACGGATAAAGCGCTGACGAGCAGCCAGCAGGCGCTGTATCAGCGGTGGCTGAGTAGCGGATTACCCGTCTTTCTTGCGGGCAGTGAAGCCGCACAGGCACAAAGAGATGTGGCAACAAGCGCTGACTGTTTACCCGTCGACCGTGCCTCGCTGCTTGCCAGCCTGAATCATTAGTATGAGTAAAACCCGGTAGACGGTTTTAACTCCAT from Cedecea neteri encodes:
- a CDS encoding MerR family transcriptional regulator; this translates as MARFNIDVLASQCGVTPANIRSWQRYGLIKPQVDENGHRFFNFTHCSRVAAIVGWLEKGAALPDMLALLNGEETGAPSGWLEVQEALLAQCEAMQPTKLRGLIWRYGREVPPAIFIDEIVRPLRLWLDADVQQEMAMSRAMLDTALIEYATFVLASGRKRPATGCLFWRFR